From a region of the candidate division KSB1 bacterium genome:
- a CDS encoding iron-only hydrogenase system regulator: MNNQNKERKIGFVGIIVYDRDAAYQKLNQILHDYSSIIIGRMGLPYRERNLSIISLIVDGSGDEIGAMTGKIGQLPGITVRAEFAKLI, translated from the coding sequence ATGAACAATCAAAACAAAGAACGAAAAATAGGTTTTGTGGGCATCATCGTTTACGACCGAGATGCCGCCTACCAAAAACTCAATCAAATCCTTCATGATTATTCCTCTATTATCATTGGCAGGATGGGCCTACCTTATAGAGAGCGAAATCTTTCAATTATCTCCCTAATTGTTGATGGCAGTGGTGATGAAATCGGTGCGATGACCGGAAAAATCGGCCAGTTGCCAGGCATTACAGTTCGAGCAGAATTTGCCAAACTCATATGA
- a CDS encoding response regulator codes for MPILRTLVVDDELGMRLSIQRALSRHRLNLPDVDEAIAFEVELAETGEQAVEKIEANQPDILLLDYKLPGMSGLEVLEKVSSLANEMMIIMITAYASIETAVTAVKRGAFDFIAKPFTPAELKKTVNKAAQSLIIARQLRKLAQEKHQVRFQFISVLAHELKSPLNSIDGYLDILNKKTLGNDLNAYQSMIERCMVRIEGMRKLIHDLLDLTRLESGQKQRELKQIDIRELAQKAIETLQPEANQRNVSLTLHADSPIMMTADAGEIEIILNNLLSNGIKYNKPGGKVDIVLHQDNGAVQIAVKDTGIGMTEEETLRLFNEFVRIKNEKTKNILGSGLGLAIVKKITQLYHGDISVKSKPDVGSTFSVTLRAD; via the coding sequence ATGCCAATTCTCAGAACATTAGTTGTTGATGACGAGCTGGGCATGCGACTGAGCATTCAGCGGGCGCTCTCCCGACATCGGCTCAATTTGCCCGATGTGGACGAGGCCATAGCTTTTGAAGTCGAACTGGCCGAAACTGGCGAACAAGCAGTGGAGAAAATCGAGGCCAATCAGCCAGATATTTTGTTGCTCGACTATAAGCTGCCTGGGATGAGCGGACTGGAGGTTCTGGAAAAGGTGAGTTCGTTGGCCAATGAAATGATGATCATCATGATCACTGCCTACGCCTCGATCGAGACAGCAGTGACCGCAGTGAAGCGGGGTGCATTCGATTTCATAGCCAAGCCGTTCACACCGGCCGAATTGAAAAAGACGGTCAATAAGGCTGCCCAGAGCTTGATCATCGCCCGACAATTACGCAAGCTGGCTCAGGAGAAGCATCAAGTTCGATTTCAATTTATTTCTGTGCTGGCTCATGAATTAAAATCTCCGCTCAATTCAATCGATGGTTACCTTGATATCCTCAATAAGAAAACCTTAGGAAATGATTTGAACGCTTATCAGAGCATGATTGAGCGCTGCATGGTTCGAATCGAGGGAATGCGAAAGCTGATCCATGACCTCCTCGATCTGACTCGGTTGGAATCGGGCCAGAAACAGCGGGAATTAAAGCAGATTGACATCCGCGAGTTGGCTCAAAAAGCGATTGAAACGCTTCAGCCAGAAGCCAATCAGCGCAATGTATCGCTGACACTCCATGCAGATTCGCCCATTATGATGACCGCTGACGCGGGTGAGATTGAAATCATTCTCAATAATCTGCTCTCCAATGGGATAAAATATAACAAACCTGGCGGCAAAGTAGATATCGTTCTCCATCAAGATAACGGAGCTGTGCAGATCGCCGTGAAAGACACTGGAATTGGGATGACAGAAGAAGAAACCTTGCGGCTGTTCAATGAGTTCGTTCGGATCAAAAATGAAAAGACCAAAAATATCCTGGGTAGCGGTTTAGGATTGGCCATTGTCAAAAAGATCACCCAGCTTTATCATGGCGATATTTCGGTGAAAAGCAAACCTGATGTGGGAAGTACTTTTTCAGTGACGCTTCGAGCTGACTAA
- a CDS encoding response regulator, with amino-acid sequence MTTQGTKKTILVVDDDVDFLMQMRINLEDAGYNVVTAEGKKQAEELLATLHPDLAIVDLMMEHFDDGFSLAYHIKKQDSDLPIIIVTAVTSETGLEFDAATEEERAWIKADAFLAKPIRFEQLLREIKKLLKE; translated from the coding sequence ATGACAACACAAGGGACAAAAAAAACGATATTAGTGGTCGACGATGATGTCGACTTTCTCATGCAGATGAGAATAAATCTTGAGGATGCTGGCTACAATGTTGTTACTGCTGAGGGGAAAAAGCAAGCCGAAGAGCTATTAGCTACTTTGCATCCTGATTTGGCCATCGTAGATTTGATGATGGAGCATTTTGATGATGGTTTTTCACTGGCGTACCACATCAAAAAGCAGGATTCGGATCTCCCGATCATCATTGTAACTGCCGTTACCAGCGAGACTGGGCTGGAGTTTGATGCAGCCACTGAGGAGGAGCGAGCTTGGATCAAAGCCGATGCGTTTCTTGCCAAACCAATTCGGTTTGAGCAATTGTTGCGTGAGATCAAAAAGCTCCTAAAAGAATAG
- a CDS encoding ATP-binding protein translates to MGDKYRQPLITTIKDRCRMCYTCVRECPAKAIRIANGQAEVIAERCIGCGNCVRVCSQKAKSVVSSIAAVIELLKSGEQVAAIIAPSFAAEFGDLDHKQLVGMIRALGFTYVNEVAFGADLVARKTRELLAEAKDRAFITTPCPAVFGYVKRYHPELIDALAPVVSPMVATARVLRKMHGDQLKVVFVGPCLAKKLESYSDEISDEIDEVLTFEELHHLFDTYLSNNGAHKTIIASDFDPPRSHKGSLFPIGRGLLETANIHEDLVSNEVISASGRTNFIDAIMEFSSTKTNAKLLDVLCCDGCIMGSGMTTAAPLFRRRALVSNYTRKIIRERNFEEWVYYMEKFKHIDLSRSFIPNDQRTKTPVETEIQKVLAQMGKTKPEDELNCGACGYDTCREHAIAICNGLAEIEMCLPYSIEQLHKTINELAISNEQLASTREALIQSEKLASMGQLAAGIAHEINNPLGVVLMYAHLLLDELDAQSEIRTDLEMIAQHADRAKKIVAGLLNFARQTKVNLTKVDLRSLIDDAIKAILFPDNITVIAEHHLTDPMVDLDRDQIIQVLTNLFSNSVNAMPNGGQLIVQTEGDAEQVRISVKDTGIGIPESILPKIFEPFFTTKKSGKGTGLGLAITYGIVKMHYGKIDVVSNADPAAGPTGTCFTITLPRSGRKPNGTLAEAADHS, encoded by the coding sequence TTGGGAGACAAATATCGACAACCTCTGATCACCACCATCAAGGACCGGTGTCGAATGTGCTACACGTGCGTTCGAGAATGTCCTGCGAAAGCGATCCGAATCGCCAATGGACAGGCTGAAGTCATCGCTGAGCGATGTATTGGCTGTGGTAATTGTGTTCGCGTTTGCAGCCAGAAGGCCAAATCCGTGGTTAGCTCCATCGCTGCGGTGATCGAACTGCTGAAATCTGGAGAGCAAGTAGCAGCTATTATTGCTCCCAGCTTTGCAGCAGAGTTTGGAGATCTGGATCATAAACAATTGGTGGGCATGATCCGCGCCCTGGGGTTCACATACGTCAATGAAGTGGCATTTGGGGCGGATCTGGTTGCTCGGAAAACCAGGGAGCTCCTGGCAGAGGCAAAAGATCGTGCTTTTATCACCACCCCCTGTCCAGCAGTATTTGGTTATGTGAAACGCTACCATCCCGAATTGATCGATGCGTTGGCGCCGGTCGTTTCGCCTATGGTAGCCACCGCCCGAGTGCTGCGCAAGATGCATGGAGATCAATTGAAAGTCGTGTTTGTTGGACCATGCTTAGCCAAGAAATTGGAATCTTACAGCGATGAGATCTCAGATGAAATCGATGAAGTTTTGACCTTTGAAGAGTTGCATCACTTGTTCGATACCTATTTGAGCAACAATGGTGCTCACAAGACCATCATCGCCAGTGATTTTGATCCACCGCGTTCGCATAAGGGATCCTTATTTCCTATCGGCCGCGGACTGTTGGAGACGGCGAATATCCATGAGGACCTGGTGAGTAACGAAGTGATTTCCGCCAGCGGACGCACCAATTTCATCGATGCGATTATGGAATTCAGTTCTACAAAGACCAATGCCAAATTATTAGATGTCCTCTGCTGCGATGGTTGCATCATGGGTTCCGGCATGACGACGGCTGCACCGTTGTTTCGCCGCCGGGCACTGGTGAGCAATTACACTCGAAAAATCATACGGGAGCGGAATTTCGAGGAGTGGGTCTATTACATGGAGAAATTCAAGCACATCGACCTGTCTCGTTCGTTCATTCCCAATGATCAACGCACTAAAACCCCGGTCGAAACTGAAATCCAGAAAGTTTTGGCTCAAATGGGGAAAACAAAACCTGAAGACGAACTCAATTGCGGCGCGTGCGGATACGATACCTGTCGCGAGCATGCTATCGCCATCTGCAATGGGTTAGCTGAAATCGAGATGTGTCTCCCCTACTCCATCGAACAATTGCATAAGACGATCAATGAGCTGGCGATCTCCAATGAACAATTGGCCAGCACTCGGGAAGCGCTCATTCAATCGGAAAAATTGGCCAGCATGGGTCAACTTGCCGCTGGGATCGCGCATGAGATCAATAACCCGCTCGGCGTCGTGCTTATGTATGCCCATTTGTTATTGGATGAACTTGATGCCCAATCCGAAATCCGAACAGATCTGGAGATGATCGCTCAGCATGCAGATCGGGCCAAGAAGATCGTGGCAGGTCTCTTGAATTTTGCCAGGCAAACAAAGGTCAATTTGACAAAGGTCGATCTGCGAAGCTTGATCGACGATGCGATTAAGGCGATCTTATTTCCAGATAACATCACGGTAATTGCGGAACACCATTTGACCGATCCCATGGTAGATCTGGACCGAGATCAGATCATTCAGGTGCTGACCAATCTTTTCAGCAACAGCGTCAATGCTATGCCTAATGGAGGGCAACTGATTGTGCAAACCGAGGGAGATGCGGAACAAGTTCGGATCAGCGTGAAAGATACCGGGATCGGCATTCCGGAGAGCATTCTCCCAAAAATCTTCGAGCCGTTCTTTACTACCAAAAAATCTGGCAAGGGAACTGGCCTGGGACTGGCGATTACTTACGGGATCGTCAAAATGCATTATGGTAAGATCGATGTAGTTTCTAATGCGGATCCAGCCGCAGGGCCGACTGGCACCTGCTTTACAATCACTCTGCCTCGGTCGGGCCGAAAACCGAATGGGACATTGGCAGAAGCGGCAGATCATAGCTGA
- a CDS encoding NADH-dependent [FeFe] hydrogenase, group A6, producing MQIEINNRKIEARPNETILEVLNRTGIKVPTLCHLSGLFPSGACRMCVVEVEGYSGLIPSCAYPVQPGMKIKTHSPRAIRARKTIVELLLSNHPDDCLYCVRNMSCELQNLAEELGVRQRRYAGEKNEYHVDTSSPSIIRDPSKCILCGKCVRVCEEIQGVSAIDFVNRGSRAHIAPAFDSGLNISSCINCGQCIMVCPTGALREKSDIKEVIAALDDPDKFVVVQHAPSISVTLGEEFGLKPGNDVVGIMTAALRQLGFDRVFDTAFSADLTVMEEASELVQRIQTGGKLPMLTSCSPGWIKFVEQFYPDMIENLSTCKSPQQMLGAIVKSYFAEREGIDPKRIFSVSIMPCTAKKFEAERPELTQHGVPDIDAVLTTRELARIIRMRGLDLKNMSPEPADSPFGERSSAGKLFGVSGGVMEAAIRTAHFLLTGKEMAAPRIMDLRGLDGIKQARIQIGDLELNVASVSGLKNARELIEQVRTGKKQLHFIEVMTCPGGCIAGGGQPLAANFDAIKARMKLLYDIDRDAAVVAAHNNRYIKKLYQDFLGTPLSEKSHHLLHTRYQKREVML from the coding sequence ATGCAAATCGAAATTAACAATCGCAAAATAGAAGCACGGCCAAATGAGACAATTTTGGAGGTGCTGAATCGTACTGGAATTAAGGTCCCGACATTATGCCATCTGAGTGGACTTTTTCCCAGTGGAGCCTGTCGCATGTGTGTCGTCGAAGTCGAAGGATATTCTGGATTGATACCCAGTTGTGCATATCCTGTGCAACCGGGGATGAAGATCAAGACGCATTCCCCCCGTGCGATTCGGGCCAGAAAAACTATTGTTGAACTATTGCTCTCGAACCATCCTGACGATTGTCTTTATTGCGTGCGCAACATGTCGTGCGAGCTCCAGAATCTGGCAGAAGAATTGGGTGTTCGACAGCGCCGCTATGCTGGTGAGAAAAACGAATATCATGTGGATACCTCCAGTCCGTCCATCATTCGCGATCCATCGAAATGCATTCTTTGTGGAAAATGTGTCCGCGTCTGTGAGGAGATCCAGGGTGTTAGCGCCATAGATTTTGTGAATCGCGGTAGTCGGGCCCATATCGCACCGGCCTTTGATTCTGGTTTAAATATCTCCAGTTGCATCAATTGTGGACAATGCATCATGGTCTGCCCGACTGGCGCATTGCGGGAAAAAAGTGACATCAAAGAGGTCATTGCGGCATTAGATGATCCCGATAAGTTTGTTGTCGTCCAGCACGCCCCAAGCATTTCAGTCACTCTCGGGGAGGAATTTGGTTTAAAGCCTGGCAATGATGTAGTGGGCATCATGACTGCGGCGTTGCGGCAATTGGGGTTCGATCGCGTATTTGATACTGCCTTTTCGGCCGATCTCACCGTGATGGAAGAGGCCAGCGAATTGGTGCAGCGCATCCAGACTGGGGGCAAATTGCCAATGCTGACCAGTTGTTCTCCTGGCTGGATCAAATTTGTGGAACAATTTTATCCTGATATGATCGAAAACCTATCCACCTGCAAAAGCCCGCAGCAAATGTTAGGGGCAATTGTGAAGAGCTATTTCGCTGAGCGTGAGGGGATAGATCCCAAACGAATATTCAGCGTATCGATTATGCCATGTACTGCTAAAAAATTTGAGGCTGAACGACCAGAACTAACTCAGCACGGCGTTCCAGATATTGACGCTGTTTTGACCACCCGTGAGCTTGCGCGCATCATCCGAATGAGGGGATTGGATCTGAAAAACATGTCGCCCGAGCCCGCTGATTCGCCATTTGGTGAGCGAAGCTCAGCAGGAAAGTTGTTCGGCGTGTCCGGCGGCGTCATGGAGGCGGCAATCCGCACCGCCCATTTTCTATTGACCGGCAAAGAAATGGCCGCCCCGCGGATCATGGACCTCCGCGGCTTAGACGGGATCAAACAAGCCCGAATTCAAATCGGAGATCTCGAGTTAAATGTGGCTTCGGTGAGCGGATTGAAAAATGCTAGAGAATTGATCGAACAGGTGCGAACAGGAAAAAAACAGCTCCATTTCATCGAGGTTATGACCTGCCCTGGAGGTTGCATTGCAGGCGGCGGACAGCCTTTGGCTGCGAATTTCGATGCGATCAAGGCGCGGATGAAATTGCTTTATGATATCGACCGCGATGCGGCAGTCGTAGCGGCTCACAATAATCGGTACATTAAAAAACTTTATCAGGATTTCCTGGGGACTCCGCTCAGCGAGAAAAGCCATCATTTGCTCCACACACGATACCAGAAACGTGAGGTAATGCTTTAA
- a CDS encoding NADH-quinone oxidoreductase subunit NuoF — MVHVNNFIKCCDRCWHSLDHPCPDLIDCINRGPLCHDDQTCHHRRLEQLQNHRRTRLERPAIFVGTGTCGLGAGAGYTLQRIKQYLQDKNVIADVYEVGCVGLCVGEPIVDIQLPNRTRISYQKITENKVDQLLDCALAGDVLMDHVICQYPDGAAQPWQHVPFITEHPFFAPQTRWVLANCGIIDPTSIEEYIANGGYQALAKAIHRLTPAELCDLIERSGLRGRGGGGFLTGRKWKLALTTPGDQKYFICNADEGDPGAFMDRAVIEGDPFRVLEGLSIAAYGIGANKAYIYIRAEYPLAIRRLKSAISQAKDYGLLGFNILDSGFSLDVIIKQGAGAFVCGEETALIHSIEGKRGMPRPRPPYPTQHGLFGQPTVINNVETLANVPEIVLKGPEWFSSLGTAASKGTKVFALSGKIVNTGLVEVAMGTKLRDIIFRIGGGIPNGKSYKAVQIGGPSGGCIPEQHLDIEIDYETLQGVGAMMGSGGLVVMDETTCMVDVAKFFMDFIQRESCGKCIPCREGTRRMLEILQRITRGRGSETGIAALERFKGVMYLNRLAEVIKDTSLCGLGKSAPNPVLSTLRWFKSEYEAHIYERKCPAGVCAELLFYKIDTSKCTGCTLCAKNCPAEAIVGNPKTPHFIIQDKCIGCGTCVDKCKFGAVIVE, encoded by the coding sequence ATGGTTCACGTCAATAATTTCATCAAATGTTGTGATCGATGCTGGCATAGTCTCGATCATCCCTGCCCAGATCTGATCGACTGCATCAATCGGGGGCCGCTTTGCCATGATGACCAAACCTGTCATCATCGACGATTGGAGCAGTTACAGAATCATCGTCGTACCCGGCTCGAACGTCCAGCCATCTTCGTAGGCACTGGAACCTGTGGTCTGGGAGCTGGCGCTGGATATACCTTGCAAAGGATTAAGCAGTATTTGCAAGATAAAAATGTGATTGCCGATGTTTATGAAGTCGGCTGTGTTGGCTTATGCGTGGGCGAGCCGATCGTGGACATCCAGCTTCCCAATCGGACCAGAATTTCGTATCAGAAGATAACCGAGAATAAAGTTGATCAGCTTCTCGATTGTGCGCTGGCTGGGGATGTCTTGATGGATCACGTCATTTGTCAATACCCCGATGGTGCTGCCCAGCCATGGCAGCACGTCCCTTTTATCACTGAGCATCCTTTTTTTGCCCCACAAACCCGATGGGTGTTGGCCAATTGCGGCATTATTGATCCGACCAGCATCGAAGAATATATCGCAAACGGTGGATACCAGGCCCTTGCTAAGGCGATTCATCGGTTGACGCCAGCCGAGCTTTGTGATTTGATCGAACGAAGCGGCCTACGCGGTCGAGGTGGCGGCGGTTTTTTAACTGGTCGGAAATGGAAATTGGCATTAACGACACCTGGCGATCAAAAATATTTCATCTGCAATGCCGATGAAGGGGACCCGGGTGCATTCATGGATCGGGCGGTGATTGAAGGCGACCCATTTCGCGTATTAGAGGGGCTCTCCATCGCGGCTTATGGTATCGGCGCGAACAAAGCCTACATTTACATCCGCGCCGAATATCCTTTGGCGATTCGGCGTCTCAAGTCCGCCATTTCCCAGGCCAAAGATTATGGATTATTGGGTTTCAACATTTTGGACAGTGGTTTTTCGTTGGATGTGATCATCAAACAAGGAGCGGGGGCGTTCGTCTGTGGTGAGGAAACCGCACTCATTCACAGCATTGAAGGCAAGAGGGGCATGCCACGACCTCGTCCCCCCTATCCTACTCAACATGGACTATTCGGTCAGCCCACTGTGATCAATAATGTGGAGACCCTGGCCAATGTACCTGAAATTGTGCTAAAAGGTCCTGAGTGGTTTAGTTCTTTAGGGACAGCCGCGAGCAAAGGGACAAAGGTCTTTGCCTTATCTGGCAAAATCGTTAATACTGGCCTGGTTGAAGTTGCAATGGGGACAAAGCTGCGCGATATTATCTTTCGCATTGGAGGCGGCATTCCCAATGGCAAATCTTATAAAGCCGTTCAAATCGGTGGCCCATCTGGAGGATGTATCCCAGAACAGCATCTCGATATCGAAATCGATTATGAGACCCTCCAAGGGGTTGGAGCGATGATGGGCTCTGGTGGTCTGGTCGTCATGGATGAAACCACATGTATGGTTGATGTGGCCAAGTTTTTCATGGATTTCATTCAACGGGAAAGTTGCGGCAAATGCATCCCCTGTCGCGAGGGCACCAGACGAATGCTGGAAATTTTGCAGCGCATTACCCGTGGCCGGGGTAGCGAAACTGGGATTGCAGCGCTGGAGCGTTTCAAGGGAGTTATGTATTTGAATCGTTTGGCTGAGGTGATTAAGGACACAAGCCTCTGTGGTTTGGGCAAATCGGCTCCCAATCCAGTGCTAAGCACGCTCCGCTGGTTCAAATCGGAATACGAGGCCCACATTTACGAACGAAAATGCCCAGCCGGCGTTTGCGCTGAACTGCTGTTCTACAAAATCGACACGAGTAAATGTACTGGCTGCACGCTCTGCGCCAAAAACTGTCCTGCTGAGGCCATCGTTGGCAATCCCAAAACGCCACATTTTATTATTCAGGACAAATGTATTGGTTGTGGCACCTGTGTGGATAAATGTAAGTTCGGCGCGGTTATTGTGGAATGA
- the nuoE gene encoding NADH-quinone oxidoreductase subunit NuoE: MNPSVESILEKYPNAKRDALIPILQEVQESQGYLSKEAIAAIGRHLGLPVSKIYGVATFYNQFRFSPRGQYHIQVCRGTACHVKGSAKVLEALKQELKLEPGNTTRDGLFSLEVVACIGACGLAPVIAINGEFYASLTPDKARNIIKSYRRKGAGNGSRQ, translated from the coding sequence ATGAATCCATCAGTTGAATCGATTTTGGAAAAATACCCCAATGCGAAGCGAGATGCCCTGATTCCAATTTTGCAGGAGGTGCAGGAGAGCCAGGGTTATCTTTCAAAAGAAGCGATCGCCGCCATTGGCCGGCATCTTGGTTTGCCCGTCAGCAAGATATATGGTGTGGCGACCTTTTACAATCAATTCCGTTTCTCACCTCGGGGGCAATATCATATTCAAGTTTGCCGAGGGACCGCCTGTCATGTTAAGGGCTCAGCCAAGGTGTTAGAGGCGTTAAAGCAAGAACTCAAATTGGAACCAGGCAATACCACCCGCGATGGGCTATTTAGTCTCGAAGTAGTTGCTTGCATTGGAGCCTGTGGATTGGCGCCCGTCATCGCCATCAACGGGGAGTTCTATGCAAGTCTCACACCTGATAAGGCCAGAAACATCATCAAATCCTATCGCAGAAAAGGAGCAGGAAATGGTTCACGTCAATAA
- a CDS encoding redox-sensing transcriptional repressor Rex, whose translation MEQISEKSIERLILYRRLLLGLQARGVSHIYSHELAAMAGVTAAQLRKDLTPTGYYGSPVYGYEINQLMSSISEIIDAPEMQNVALVGLGQLGRAVLDYFQGRRPKLQIMAAFDTDPSKINRVIHGCRCYHIDELEKVIKQNNIIVGILAVPPDEAQEIAERMVMAGIKGLLNYAPVQLKLPEDVYVENRDMIMAVEKVAFFARQSLKGKEVGIHESIS comes from the coding sequence ATGGAACAGATTTCAGAAAAATCGATCGAGCGACTAATTCTTTATCGCAGGCTGTTATTGGGGCTCCAGGCCCGAGGGGTTAGCCATATTTATTCTCATGAGTTAGCGGCTATGGCTGGAGTGACGGCCGCTCAATTGCGCAAAGACCTTACGCCCACTGGATATTATGGATCGCCAGTATATGGGTATGAAATTAATCAATTGATGAGCAGCATCAGCGAGATCATCGACGCTCCCGAGATGCAAAATGTGGCGTTAGTGGGATTGGGGCAATTAGGCCGAGCGGTGTTAGATTATTTTCAAGGTCGTAGACCAAAGCTACAAATTATGGCGGCATTCGATACCGATCCAAGCAAAATTAACCGTGTGATCCATGGTTGTCGCTGTTATCATATCGATGAGCTTGAGAAGGTGATCAAACAAAACAATATCATTGTTGGGATATTGGCTGTGCCTCCGGACGAGGCCCAGGAGATCGCCGAGCGGATGGTGATGGCTGGGATCAAAGGACTATTAAATTACGCTCCAGTACAATTGAAATTGCCCGAAGATGTTTATGTCGAAAATCGAGATATGATTATGGCAGTGGAAAAAGTAGCTTTTTTTGCTAGACAATCATTGAAAGGAAAAGAGGTCGGCATACATGAATCCATCAGTTGA
- a CDS encoding phosphatase PAP2 family protein: protein MNTILAWDINIFLRIFGWNGRAFLDRLMKFVTRTGDGYLYPFLGGMILLLDWQIGLKVVLTGLLAFAIELPLYKLIKSKTTRLRPFEALPGIKNLIHAPDRYSFPSGHTTAAFIIAIVIGGGFPVLLIPMLIWASLVGLSRIYLGVHFPTDVLVGMIWGIISATLASQLT, encoded by the coding sequence ATGAATACGATACTTGCCTGGGACATCAATATCTTTCTGCGTATATTTGGCTGGAACGGCCGAGCCTTTCTGGATCGGCTGATGAAGTTCGTCACCCGTACAGGCGATGGCTATTTGTATCCTTTTTTAGGGGGGATGATTTTGCTGCTGGATTGGCAAATCGGTTTGAAGGTGGTGCTCACTGGTCTGCTAGCGTTTGCCATCGAACTGCCGCTGTATAAACTGATCAAATCGAAGACCACCCGCCTGCGGCCTTTTGAGGCCTTGCCTGGAATCAAAAATCTTATTCATGCACCCGATCGATACAGTTTCCCATCGGGACATACGACAGCGGCATTCATCATCGCGATAGTGATCGGTGGTGGATTTCCTGTTCTTCTGATCCCGATGCTCATTTGGGCATCCCTGGTCGGCCTATCTCGGATATATTTGGGGGTGCACTTTCCGACCGATGTGCTGGTGGGAATGATCTGGGGAATCATTTCAGCTACTTTGGCCAGTCAACTTACTTAG